The following is a genomic window from Egicoccus sp. AB-alg2.
CCGTGGCGGTCCTGGGAGGCCGCTCAGCGACGCCGAGGTGTCGGAGAAGTTCCGGGACAACGCTGGGCGCCGGCTCGCCAGCGACCGTGTCGAGAGCCTGGCGGCCGTGATCCTCGGACTGGGTGAGGCCACGCCGGTGCGCGAGGTGATGGGCCTGGTCGCGGGCTGAGAGAGCTCGTCTTCTGAAGCCGTTCGTCCGAGGAGGATCATGGAGTCGTCCGCGCTTACAGCACGCGAACTGTACGAGCAGCATCAACGCAGCCGTACCCCACGGTTCGGCATCGGCGACAAGGTCGCATTGGTCAACGTCGACCTGCAGCGCGCGTACACGGGGATCAATGAGTTCGCCACTGCATACGAGACGGACCCGCGCCAACTCGATCACGTCGTCGAACTCGCCGGGGTAGTGCGTGCACTCGGCGGCCCGGTCGTGTGGACCTACGTGGCATATGAGGACTCCGGCGCGGACTGCGGCGTGTGGGGTACGCGCTCGGACACGCCGGACTCCTTGCAGAACATCAAGGTGGGGTCGCGCCGGTCCGAGCTCGACGAGCGGCTCGACATCCATGACGTCGACGTAGTCATGCGCAAGCGGATGCCGTCGGCCTTCTTCGAGACCAACCTGCCGTCACTGCTGACCTGGCATCGCGTCGACACGGTGATCGTGACGGGCGGTTCGACGTCTGGGTGCGTGCGCGCCACCGCGGTGGACAGTCTGTCGCACGGCTATCGCACCATCGTCCCGGAGGAGTGCGTCGCCGACAAGCACGAATCGCCGCATTTCGCGAGTCTCTACGACCTGTCCGTGAAGTATGCGGACGTGACATCTACAACAGAGGTTCTCGCTGGGTTGCGATCGCGTATGTGACGCCCACTGTCGAGAACGCATTGGGCGCATCGTTCGCGGCCCACGCGTCTTCCGTCAGCGCCCGCTGCCCGACCGAAGGTGTTCGCCGTGGCCGAGACCACGAAGGACAAGCTCGAGGAGTTGCGTCGCCGTCAGGCCGAGGCGGCCGCCGGTGGTGGCGAGGAAGCGATCGCCAAGCAGCACGACCGGGGCAAGCTGACCGCCCGCGAGCGGATCGACCTGCTGCTCGACGAGGGGTCGTTCGTCGAGACCGACGCGTTCGCGGTGCACCGCGCGACCGGGTTCGGGCTGGAGAAGAAGAAGATCCTGGGCGACGGTGTGGTGACCGGCCACGGCACCATCGACGGCCGCCGGGTGTGCGTGTTCAGCCAGGACTTCACCGCGTTCGGTGGCTCGCTGGGCGAGGTGTTCGCCGCCAAGG
Proteins encoded in this region:
- a CDS encoding carboxyl transferase domain-containing protein; this encodes MFAVAETTKDKLEELRRRQAEAAAGGGEEAIAKQHDRGKLTARERIDLLLDEGSFVETDAFAVHRATGFGLEKKKILGDGVVTGHGTIDGRRVCVFSQDFTAFGGSLGEVFAAKVVKIMDLAEKMGVPVVGLNDSGGARIQEGVVSLGGYGDIFLRNVRSSGVIPQIS
- a CDS encoding isochorismatase family protein; amino-acid sequence: MESSALTARELYEQHQRSRTPRFGIGDKVALVNVDLQRAYTGINEFATAYETDPRQLDHVVELAGVVRALGGPVVWTYVAYEDSGADCGVWGTRSDTPDSLQNIKVGSRRSELDERLDIHDVDVVMRKRMPSAFFETNLPSLLTWHRVDTVIVTGGSTSGCVRATAVDSLSHGYRTIVPEECVADKHESPHFASLYDLSVKYADVTSTTEVLAGLRSRM